One Beggiatoa leptomitoformis DNA segment encodes these proteins:
- a CDS encoding GNAT family N-acetyltransferase, with the protein MQILDRPTCSIKSTLAMVTRPFTKDNMNTLTIRPARPDDAPIMHALLKKLADSLGMGHLFTATIADITRNGFGHCPYYHTLLAEYSNKIIGLVTFMKSYSTFNGQAYLYIDSLYVEDSGQNLHVGQKLIAAVCQKAVEKQYSRVDLHIPDWNPHQALYDNLDMQRTGHIPYQITEQTMRVLAESL; encoded by the coding sequence ATGCAAATTCTCGACAGACCAACTTGTTCTATAAAAAGTACGTTAGCAATGGTCACGCGACCATTTACAAAAGATAATATGAACACGCTCACCATTCGCCCCGCGCGCCCTGATGACGCACCTATTATGCACGCGCTATTAAAAAAGCTGGCAGATTCTTTAGGGATGGGACACTTGTTTACAGCAACAATTGCCGATATTACCCGCAATGGATTTGGGCATTGTCCGTATTACCACACATTACTTGCAGAATATAGTAATAAAATAATAGGGTTGGTAACTTTTATGAAAAGCTATTCAACGTTTAACGGACAAGCTTATTTATATATAGACAGCTTATATGTAGAAGACAGCGGGCAAAACCTACATGTAGGGCAAAAACTGATTGCCGCAGTTTGCCAAAAAGCCGTAGAAAAACAATATAGTCGCGTTGATTTGCATATCCCTGATTGGAATCCGCATCAAGCCCTTTATGATAATTTGGACATGCAACGCACAGGACATATTCCTTATCAGATTACAGAACAAACGATGCGGGTATTAGCTGAATCTTTATGA
- a CDS encoding sensor histidine kinase: protein MMCRPHSLKNLLFLYETTFLLLVIVTGTIGGSWAYWWQKTSSESARINVLYHSIYKIRETLFKQIESVNNTNRLEGPAAFMTFYQDYPVLINQQFAHLSQTTTSATEKELVQQFQTAYLVIQNNLNNLLDSSTFYLQLAQGQSVNAQAIMAKFDVAFTAFLRFLESQRQALDAQNRQWIHWTLLIMPLPVLLAILLLIISRRAVRQRFVLPILQITADARRISAGMYDPLIHVDGVEEVQTVARAINQMMQALLASQSAILEKERQVALGALVPVIAHNIRNPLASIRAIAQMMECHQAETLEARDDIITTVDRLERWVTSLVSYLHPLKPVLQPANMANVLTTTVQLLKIKLEAKQLQIILNGLTTPSTVLMDVNLVEQALYGLLNNAIEASPTGANIQLTLHQQAGGLLHCTIADQGSGMPFIPQAQPQALVAPMPSTKRFGTGLGIPFAFKVCQAHGWQLTFASEKGQGTCVQLIIK from the coding sequence ATGATGTGTCGCCCCCACTCCCTCAAAAACTTACTATTTCTTTATGAAACAACCTTTCTACTGCTGGTTATCGTTACGGGAACGATAGGCGGTAGCTGGGCTTATTGGTGGCAGAAAACATCTAGTGAATCTGCACGTATCAATGTGTTATATCACAGTATTTACAAAATCCGTGAAACCTTATTTAAGCAGATAGAAAGCGTCAATAATACCAACCGTTTGGAAGGCCCAGCGGCGTTTATGACTTTTTATCAGGATTATCCAGTGCTGATTAACCAACAATTTGCGCATTTAAGCCAGACAACCACGTCAGCCACTGAAAAAGAACTGGTTCAGCAATTTCAAACCGCTTATCTGGTTATTCAAAATAACTTAAATAATTTATTGGACTCTAGCACGTTTTACTTACAGTTAGCACAAGGACAATCGGTTAATGCACAAGCTATTATGGCAAAATTTGATGTTGCGTTTACAGCTTTTTTGCGCTTTTTAGAATCTCAACGGCAAGCCTTAGATGCACAAAACCGACAATGGATACATTGGACATTACTTATCATGCCATTACCTGTTTTGTTAGCTATATTACTGCTGATTATTTCGCGCCGTGCTGTCCGCCAACGCTTTGTTTTACCTATTTTACAAATCACTGCCGACGCACGACGTATCAGTGCAGGTATGTATGACCCCTTAATTCATGTTGATGGTGTAGAGGAAGTCCAAACCGTTGCTCGAGCAATCAATCAAATGATGCAAGCCTTATTAGCCAGTCAATCCGCCATCTTAGAAAAAGAACGCCAAGTTGCTTTAGGTGCATTAGTTCCTGTTATTGCACATAATATTCGTAATCCGCTCGCCAGCATCCGCGCCATTGCACAAATGATGGAATGTCACCAAGCGGAAACACTGGAAGCGCGAGATGACATTATTACGACGGTTGACCGTTTAGAACGTTGGGTAACATCACTGGTTTCTTACTTGCATCCTTTAAAGCCTGTCTTACAACCTGCCAATATGGCAAATGTTTTAACGACAACCGTGCAATTATTGAAGATAAAGCTAGAAGCCAAGCAATTGCAGATAATATTAAACGGGTTGACAACCCCCAGCACCGTACTCATGGATGTCAATTTAGTAGAACAAGCCTTGTATGGATTATTAAATAATGCGATAGAAGCCTCACCAACAGGCGCGAACATTCAATTAACTTTGCATCAACAAGCAGGTGGGCTATTACACTGCACGATTGCAGACCAAGGGAGCGGAATGCCTTTTATTCCTCAAGCACAACCTCAAGCCCTCGTTGCTCCCATGCCCTCTACCAAGCGTTTCGGTACAGGCTTAGGCATTCCATTTGCGTTTAAAGTTTGTCAAGCACACGGCTGGCAATTAACTTTTGCATCAGAGAAAGGACAAGGAACCTGTGTGCAACTCATTATTAAATAA
- a CDS encoding tetratricopeptide repeat protein — protein sequence MTPPNSLIKPSLLMRYFHLLIVLTLFYAPSGFASFDIDCDDNLGQLTVALQAEHLLSCNDELAGTDFLNPYNDTRINLMLILEDLKSIPLDIVKAETTDNENIRYEIPFYYKDLFNSQSPPQSDTNEAKPVESIGLTLEQLVTQLGVDKELIKTTGYQEAQCISNDSLAAQLFLTTLNNLSISTEEKQILAKTRLQLLGLCQATPAAALTIPVNTPIAQEMATYLQGINYFYSSDFANAANEFKKLSTSEQAWLKETALYMLARTALNDTQADESFVETQLNQYLTHYPQGAYADSARGLFRRLYWLSNNQAKLAKTLATAINSQPSLYTEQLFEFINEAEHALFFPYTDTENPKPSFLSTSLDWDAPLLYAVAVLVRMRTNAEKPIESIPLAVLQDKQTSFTQAGLGALHTYLLLADTYFVQKDYAAVLQKTTNQTISSPVSMTTFSTLTLRALAFEKTKQWEKAETIWLDLFKNTQHPIQQRQLQLALALNYEQSGRLQSIFAKDSAVTDKRLQHLLIQRSASAKLLEDILNTPDIEALTKAIALKTLLFKQLIHANYAEFTRIYQQYPIKDYPDFKELQNFQWTGEPLATDDDHYTCQPLLKTAQRLAQNKNDAVALNCVGEFFRLFFYYNYAEVYLFYDVNFSAPHGDKPYYLGEMPDYFAGKTYTRLDYSLAVIDNPKAPDQAKAYALYRAINCFATSGANHCGRQEIPQTQRANWFKLLKQKYKETDWAIQQKYYW from the coding sequence ATGACTCCACCTAACTCCCTCATTAAACCGAGTTTACTGATGCGCTATTTTCATTTACTCATTGTTCTTACGCTTTTTTACGCCCCCTCTGGTTTCGCCTCTTTTGATATAGATTGTGACGATAATTTAGGACAACTAACCGTAGCACTACAGGCGGAACACCTTTTAAGTTGTAATGATGAATTAGCAGGCACTGATTTTTTAAATCCCTACAATGATACCCGTATTAACCTGATGTTAATTTTAGAAGATTTAAAATCAATCCCGCTAGATATTGTTAAGGCAGAAACCACAGACAATGAGAATATTCGTTATGAAATCCCATTTTATTACAAAGATTTATTTAACTCACAATCCCCACCCCAATCTGACACAAACGAAGCAAAACCAGTAGAATCTATCGGATTGACATTAGAACAACTGGTAACACAATTAGGTGTTGATAAAGAACTAATAAAAACGACAGGTTATCAAGAAGCACAATGTATCTCTAATGACAGCCTTGCTGCTCAATTATTTCTAACAACGCTGAATAACTTATCCATATCAACAGAAGAAAAACAAATCCTTGCAAAAACTCGATTACAATTATTAGGGCTTTGTCAAGCAACCCCAGCAGCGGCATTAACAATTCCTGTCAACACACCTATTGCCCAAGAAATGGCGACATATTTACAAGGGATAAATTACTTTTATAGTTCAGATTTTGCCAATGCCGCCAATGAATTCAAAAAATTATCCACCAGTGAACAAGCTTGGTTAAAAGAAACTGCCTTGTATATGTTAGCCCGCACGGCTTTAAACGATACTCAAGCAGATGAATCCTTTGTAGAAACGCAATTAAACCAATATTTAACCCACTATCCACAAGGTGCTTATGCAGACTCAGCACGCGGGCTATTCCGACGTTTATATTGGTTATCTAATAACCAAGCCAAGTTGGCGAAAACCTTAGCAACAGCGATTAATTCGCAACCATCGCTTTACACAGAACAACTTTTTGAATTTATTAACGAAGCTGAACACGCCTTATTCTTCCCCTATACCGATACTGAAAACCCTAAACCCTCTTTTTTATCAACCTCATTAGATTGGGATGCACCATTGCTTTATGCCGTTGCGGTATTAGTACGGATGCGAACAAATGCGGAAAAACCCATCGAGAGTATCCCGCTTGCCGTTTTACAAGATAAACAAACATCGTTTACACAAGCAGGATTAGGGGCTTTACATACTTATTTATTACTCGCAGATACCTATTTTGTACAAAAAGACTATGCGGCTGTTCTCCAAAAAACGACTAATCAAACCATTAGCAGCCCTGTATCAATGACTACTTTTAGCACCCTGACATTACGCGCATTAGCCTTTGAAAAAACAAAACAATGGGAAAAAGCAGAAACAATTTGGCTGGACTTATTTAAAAATACCCAACACCCTATCCAACAACGTCAATTACAACTTGCTTTAGCACTTAATTATGAACAATCTGGACGGCTACAATCTATTTTTGCTAAAGATTCTGCTGTTACTGATAAACGCTTACAACATCTGTTAATTCAACGTTCCGCCTCTGCCAAACTATTAGAAGACATCTTAAACACACCCGATATCGAAGCACTTACCAAAGCAATTGCACTAAAAACCTTATTATTTAAACAATTAATTCATGCAAACTACGCAGAATTTACCCGTATTTATCAACAATACCCCATTAAAGACTATCCTGATTTCAAAGAATTACAAAACTTTCAATGGACAGGAGAACCACTCGCCACAGACGATGACCACTACACCTGCCAACCTTTGTTAAAAACCGCGCAACGCCTTGCACAGAATAAAAATGATGCCGTTGCTTTAAATTGTGTTGGCGAATTTTTCCGCCTATTTTTCTACTACAACTATGCAGAAGTCTATCTATTTTATGATGTTAATTTCTCTGCACCGCATGGCGATAAACCCTACTATTTAGGTGAAATGCCTGATTATTTTGCAGGCAAAACCTACACGCGCTTAGATTACTCATTAGCCGTGATTGACAATCCCAAAGCCCCCGACCAAGCTAAAGCCTACGCGCTATACCGTGCGATTAACTGCTTTGCAACCAGCGGAGCCAATCATTGCGGACGACAAGAGATTCCACAAACCCAACGTGCTAACTGGTTCAAATTATTAAAACAAAAATATAAAGAGACCGATTGGGCAATCCAACAAAAATATTATTGGTAA
- a CDS encoding DUF3142 domain-containing protein: MRNYRLFFLSCSVFIAAATPLTHSVQPHNYQAFWVWGGIKTAQIPPTAQRLYILQGSIRPDKQQGYFQRQGILVKPLNTPVFLVYRLEILAWDAVIWQSILNQIHYWEAQSPAVLGIQLDFDAQTKQLDKYEQFLRQVRITLPQQYQLSITGLLDWSQNASPTVLQILADTVDEVIFQTYQGKHTIPHYKAYLHSLAELRVPFKVGIVARGVWDRKDEQWLEQLSHYKGIVVFLLP, encoded by the coding sequence ATGAGAAATTACCGTTTATTTTTCTTGAGCTGTAGCGTTTTTATTGCCGCCGCCACACCGCTAACCCATTCTGTACAGCCACATAACTATCAAGCATTTTGGGTGTGGGGTGGCATAAAAACTGCGCAAATTCCCCCAACGGCACAACGCTTGTATATTTTGCAAGGCAGTATTCGCCCTGACAAACAACAAGGCTATTTTCAACGTCAAGGTATTTTGGTAAAACCACTAAATACCCCTGTCTTCTTAGTTTATCGTTTAGAAATATTGGCTTGGGACGCGGTGATATGGCAAAGTATTTTAAATCAAATCCATTATTGGGAGGCGCAATCGCCCGCTGTTCTAGGGATTCAACTGGATTTTGATGCACAAACGAAACAATTAGATAAATATGAACAATTTTTGCGACAAGTTCGTATAACATTACCGCAACAATATCAATTGAGTATTACGGGGTTATTAGATTGGAGTCAAAACGCATCCCCAACGGTTTTACAAATCCTTGCGGACACAGTGGATGAGGTGATTTTTCAAACTTATCAAGGTAAACACACGATTCCCCACTACAAAGCGTATCTGCATTCTTTAGCAGAGCTACGTGTACCGTTTAAAGTTGGTATTGTGGCGCGAGGGGTGTGGGATAGGAAAGATGAGCAATGGTTAGAACAATTAAGCCATTATAAGGGTATCGTGGTATTTTTATTGCCTTGA
- a CDS encoding PAS domain S-box protein, producing MAAHDFFNHVTALLCVIDTTGTIIQANPAWETNLARQPVVNTNLLSWLHPDEQQTIQKTLTTLFAQHKTSINFVGQWRVADEQYHWLQWSLNSVPQQTYYYAVATDITEQKQIEKKLRDSEERFQLAMQGANHGMWDWNLLTNRVHISARWKYMLGYQDDEIPDELDEISRFVHPNDFARMWNTLEAYLDKKIADYEGTYRLRHKDQTYRWILIRAAALWNEEEIPYRIVGIYVDISEHKRIEHALQESQTLLTTIFEVSKIGICVTDEKGLYVRVNPAYCQLYGYQPEELIGHSVTRVIPPEKHTIWLARYNALLAGEQETQETEGEWHIQNRQGKKLNILFTSSRLPQTNGQLLLLTTLIDITERKQVEEERGRLFNFSVDMQSISNFQGYFTELNPAWERILGWTKTELLAKPILNFIHPDDHEITRQVVRKMMAGNIIFDFENRYLCKSGDYKWVSWTAYPLVEQQSVYAITRDITERKQAEQALRQSEERLRAVINVAPIILFVIDKQGNIQFSQGKSLGALGYQSNELVGSSIFQVLDGFPAEVNCIETVFATGNTLSNITKLKELVLENKYIPLLGENRETIGLVAVSIDITERYRLESELRDTVSELEVIIENSIIGIAYVKNNHFIRVNHKLADLIGYPPDALYRMTFDELCVQPTDCEKITQQAMAQFQRGENFTTEYLIHTKNNKPFWARLVGTAVDPAMPEKGDIWMIEDITVQKQAEQDLQLTATVFETTADGIFITDLSNHLLRANPAFSRITGYNLEEVLGKSTHFLSSGRHDKEFYQQIWQSIEQTGHWQGEIWNRKKDGELYIAWLTISLITDEHKNPVQYMAILSDISRLQQDIEHARYLANYDSLTGLPNRLLFHDNLIQARAWANRHHRLFTLLFIDIDGFKPVNDTLGHAVGDLLLQQIAERLIVSVRETDTIARLGGDEFTMILTELHDPYDASVMAKRIITALQQPFILNTHQVTISASIGISIYPDDGQDLEQLLKFADNAMYEAKKAGRGRYAFYNKNVVGLKDYLNQDLKKY from the coding sequence ATGGCTGCTCATGATTTCTTTAACCATGTCACCGCGTTACTCTGTGTAATAGACACGACAGGGACAATTATCCAAGCAAATCCTGCATGGGAAACTAACTTGGCGCGACAACCTGTTGTCAATACTAATTTACTGTCATGGTTACACCCAGATGAACAGCAGACGATTCAAAAAACCCTAACCACCCTCTTTGCGCAACATAAGACCAGTATTAACTTTGTTGGACAGTGGCGCGTTGCTGACGAACAATATCACTGGTTGCAATGGTCACTGAATAGCGTCCCTCAACAAACCTATTACTACGCAGTTGCTACCGATATTACCGAACAAAAACAAATAGAAAAAAAACTAAGAGACAGCGAAGAACGTTTCCAACTGGCTATGCAAGGTGCAAATCATGGTATGTGGGATTGGAATTTACTCACCAATCGAGTACATATTTCCGCACGTTGGAAATACATGTTAGGCTATCAAGATGATGAAATTCCTGATGAATTAGACGAAATCAGCCGTTTTGTTCACCCTAACGATTTTGCGCGTATGTGGAATACTTTAGAAGCCTATTTGGACAAAAAAATTGCTGATTACGAAGGAACATACCGCTTAAGACATAAAGACCAAACCTATCGTTGGATTCTTATTCGCGCGGCAGCCTTGTGGAATGAAGAAGAAATTCCCTATCGAATCGTTGGTATTTATGTCGATATTTCTGAACATAAACGTATCGAACACGCACTACAAGAAAGCCAAACCCTACTGACTACCATTTTTGAAGTGAGCAAAATTGGAATTTGCGTTACTGATGAAAAAGGTCTGTATGTTCGCGTTAATCCTGCGTACTGCCAACTTTATGGCTATCAGCCTGAAGAATTGATTGGTCATTCAGTTACACGGGTTATTCCACCAGAAAAACATACCATTTGGCTTGCGCGTTATAACGCCTTGTTAGCGGGTGAACAGGAAACACAGGAAACAGAAGGTGAATGGCACATCCAAAACCGTCAAGGTAAGAAACTCAATATCTTATTTACCAGCTCACGCCTGCCACAAACGAATGGACAATTACTGCTTCTTACAACATTAATCGATATTACGGAACGTAAACAAGTTGAAGAAGAGCGCGGTCGACTGTTTAATTTTTCTGTGGATATGCAATCTATTAGCAACTTTCAGGGCTATTTTACCGAGTTAAACCCCGCATGGGAGCGAATACTGGGCTGGACAAAAACAGAATTATTGGCAAAACCCATTTTGAATTTTATTCATCCCGACGACCACGAGATAACGCGCCAAGTGGTACGTAAAATGATGGCGGGTAATATTATATTTGATTTTGAAAACAGATATTTATGTAAATCGGGTGATTACAAATGGGTTTCATGGACAGCCTACCCACTCGTCGAACAACAAAGCGTTTATGCCATTACCCGCGACATTACCGAACGTAAGCAAGCAGAACAAGCCTTGCGCCAAAGTGAAGAGCGACTACGGGCAGTTATTAATGTTGCACCTATCATTTTATTTGTTATTGATAAACAAGGAAATATTCAATTTTCACAAGGGAAATCATTAGGTGCGTTAGGCTATCAAAGCAATGAATTAGTGGGTAGCTCCATTTTCCAAGTGTTGGATGGTTTTCCCGCAGAAGTGAATTGTATCGAAACCGTTTTTGCAACAGGTAACACATTAAGTAATATTACAAAATTAAAAGAGCTGGTCTTAGAAAATAAATACATTCCATTATTGGGAGAAAATCGAGAAACTATTGGCTTAGTTGCTGTTTCTATTGATATTACAGAACGCTATCGACTAGAGTCAGAATTGCGCGATACAGTTAGCGAATTAGAAGTTATTATTGAAAACAGTATTATAGGCATCGCTTATGTTAAAAATAATCATTTTATTCGGGTTAATCATAAACTAGCTGATTTAATTGGGTATCCACCTGATGCGTTATATCGAATGACCTTTGATGAATTATGTGTACAACCAACAGATTGTGAAAAAATTACGCAACAGGCAATGGCGCAATTTCAACGCGGCGAAAATTTTACGACAGAGTATTTAATTCATACCAAAAATAATAAACCCTTTTGGGCGCGACTTGTCGGCACTGCCGTTGACCCCGCTATGCCCGAAAAAGGGGATATTTGGATGATAGAAGACATCACCGTACAAAAACAGGCTGAACAAGATTTACAACTCACCGCCACGGTTTTTGAAACCACTGCCGATGGTATTTTTATTACAGATTTATCTAACCATTTATTAAGAGCAAACCCTGCTTTTAGTCGGATTACAGGATATAACCTTGAGGAAGTATTGGGTAAATCCACGCATTTTTTATCATCAGGACGACACGATAAAGAATTTTATCAACAAATCTGGCAAAGTATTGAACAAACAGGACATTGGCAAGGAGAGATTTGGAATCGGAAAAAAGATGGCGAGTTATATATTGCATGGTTGACCATCTCCTTGATTACGGATGAACATAAAAATCCTGTGCAATATATGGCAATTCTCAGCGATATTTCACGATTACAGCAAGATATTGAACACGCTCGCTATTTGGCAAATTATGATTCACTAACAGGATTACCAAACCGCTTATTATTCCATGATAATTTAATCCAAGCGCGTGCATGGGCTAATCGGCATCATCGGCTATTTACTTTGTTATTTATTGATATTGATGGTTTTAAACCTGTTAATGATACCTTAGGTCACGCAGTGGGCGATTTGTTGCTGCAACAAATTGCAGAACGGCTTATTGTGTCTGTGCGCGAAACAGATACGATTGCGCGTTTAGGGGGAGATGAATTTACAATGATATTAACGGAACTGCATGACCCATACGATGCAAGCGTGATGGCAAAACGGATTATTACTGCGTTACAACAACCATTTATATTAAATACGCATCAAGTCACCATTTCTGCAAGTATTGGAATTAGCATTTATCCCGATGATGGGCAAGATTTAGAGCAGTTGTTAAAATTTGCGGATAACGCAATGTATGAAGCTAAGAAGGCAGGTAGAGGACGTTATGCGTTTTATAATAAAAATGTAGTCGGGCTAAAAGATTATCTGAATCAGGACTTGAAAAAATATTAA
- a CDS encoding Smr/MutS family protein has translation MASDDDKNKSDDSILFHTLMQQSGVKPNPPANRVLDTSPRPRPIPRQRFLEDAQVKEDMLSDAYDPAELETGEELLFLRSGIQQTLFRRLRRGQLSIETELDLHGMTVPIAREAIAEFLHYCQSRNIRCARIIHGKGYGSWQKQPILKIKVNHWLRQRDEVLAFCSARPVDGGTGAVYVLLKRG, from the coding sequence ATGGCTAGTGATGATGATAAAAACAAATCAGATGACAGCATCTTGTTTCATACATTGATGCAACAATCTGGGGTAAAGCCAAATCCACCTGCTAATCGTGTTTTAGATACGTCACCTCGCCCGCGTCCTATCCCCCGCCAACGATTTTTAGAAGATGCCCAAGTTAAAGAAGATATGCTGTCAGATGCTTATGACCCAGCAGAATTAGAAACAGGTGAGGAGTTATTATTTTTACGCTCAGGCATTCAGCAAACTTTGTTCCGTCGATTACGACGCGGACAGTTGAGCATTGAGACAGAATTAGATTTACACGGTATGACTGTGCCTATAGCGCGTGAAGCCATTGCAGAATTTTTACATTATTGTCAAAGTCGTAATATTCGTTGTGCGCGCATTATTCATGGTAAAGGTTATGGCTCATGGCAGAAACAACCTATTTTAAAAATCAAGGTCAACCATTGGTTACGTCAGCGTGATGAAGTGCTGGCCTTCTGTTCAGCCCGTCCTGTTGATGGTGGAACAGGTGCTGTGTATGTGTTGCTTAAACGTGGTTAG
- a CDS encoding secretin N-terminal domain-containing protein — protein sequence MRIPTPLRAPAVNYSNATQVEEKKEEPRDTTHFQDTPRYPLTLSSVGGEVKDYIPTFAHNQPLQISVEALPLPAFINEVYGNLLGVSFEIEASLQAKKDLVTLRVVDSQTPIQLYKLANQVLENYGVAIVLQGDMLRFVPSANNTNIVPPLLVTGTTLPNVPISHRPIFQVVPLKVVRNTQVAGWLRQIYNNPKLQMIEDPERNAMVLLGTPELIRSAVDIIGFLDQPFMRSRHSVRIEPVFLSAEELTTQLTSVLASEGFAVSGGASSGGSIIMFPLKASNALITFANDASVIEHVKQWVKTLDAPNSTINKKVGDSLYFYPVQNTQAENLAKVLTPLLDGVVAAATPNTNRPANVPNTTPPTNVSPSTTTSTTTTTTSRKLVVDTNRNALLYQGSSESWAYLLPILKQMDQPPKLTLIEVTLAEVTLTDQEQFGIEWLAKGIDLGSTLGGTLSTIALSTSNSGLTYTIDNAGQTRALLGAFASNSRVSLLSSPRIMVKSGESATINVGTEVPIVTSQSSDSSQQSDSTILQQIQYRNTGVILTVKPIVHAGNRIDLDINQEVSNASTNEFSGIDSPSIFNRSIATKLTLNDGGSVLLGGLISSNSDTGDSGVPILKDIPIIGSLFKTESSNKTRTELIAIIVPYVISNDAEAQEITQSFRERLTVETTDTVSSTVPTATVIPNIIQPLKQQTTP from the coding sequence ATGCGCATACCAACCCCCTTACGTGCGCCCGCTGTCAACTACTCCAATGCCACACAAGTTGAAGAAAAAAAAGAAGAACCGCGCGACACAACCCATTTTCAAGACACCCCGCGCTATCCATTGACTTTATCCAGTGTTGGAGGAGAAGTTAAAGATTACATTCCCACTTTTGCACATAATCAACCATTGCAAATTAGCGTTGAAGCCCTCCCACTGCCTGCCTTCATTAACGAAGTGTATGGCAACCTACTAGGGGTATCTTTTGAAATTGAAGCCAGTTTACAAGCCAAAAAAGACCTTGTTACCCTGCGTGTTGTTGACTCACAAACCCCTATACAACTGTATAAATTAGCTAACCAAGTGCTAGAAAATTATGGCGTTGCAATCGTACTACAAGGTGATATGCTCCGCTTTGTTCCCTCAGCGAACAATACCAACATCGTCCCCCCATTACTCGTCACAGGGACAACACTACCCAACGTACCTATATCACATCGCCCTATCTTTCAAGTTGTTCCCTTAAAAGTTGTGCGTAATACACAAGTTGCAGGCTGGTTACGCCAGATTTATAACAACCCAAAACTACAAATGATAGAAGACCCTGAACGTAACGCGATGGTACTACTCGGAACACCCGAACTCATTCGCAGTGCTGTCGACATCATTGGATTTTTAGACCAACCCTTTATGCGCAGTCGTCACAGCGTCCGCATTGAACCCGTTTTCTTAAGTGCAGAAGAATTAACCACACAATTAACCAGCGTACTCGCCTCAGAAGGATTTGCAGTATCGGGTGGAGCTAGCAGCGGGGGAAGCATTATCATGTTCCCATTAAAAGCCAGTAATGCCCTGATTACCTTTGCGAATGATGCAAGCGTTATCGAACATGTCAAACAATGGGTAAAAACCCTAGATGCCCCCAACAGCACGATTAACAAAAAAGTCGGTGACAGCTTATATTTCTACCCCGTACAAAATACCCAAGCAGAAAACCTTGCTAAAGTCCTAACACCACTGCTAGATGGTGTCGTTGCCGCCGCAACACCAAACACCAACCGACCCGCTAATGTGCCAAATACAACACCGCCAACCAACGTATCACCAAGCACCACAACCAGCACGACCACCACAACCACCAGTCGTAAACTTGTCGTTGATACCAACCGCAACGCGCTACTCTATCAAGGTTCATCCGAATCATGGGCATACCTACTCCCCATCCTAAAACAAATGGACCAACCCCCCAAACTCACCCTAATAGAAGTCACCCTTGCAGAAGTAACGCTTACCGACCAAGAACAATTTGGCATTGAATGGCTTGCAAAAGGGATAGACCTTGGCAGTACCTTAGGTGGCACACTCTCAACAATTGCCCTAAGCACAAGCAACTCAGGACTAACCTACACCATAGACAACGCAGGACAAACCCGCGCACTCCTTGGCGCATTCGCCAGCAACAGCCGTGTTAGCCTCCTATCCTCCCCGCGTATCATGGTTAAAAGTGGCGAAAGTGCCACGATTAACGTAGGCACAGAAGTTCCCATCGTAACCAGCCAATCCAGCGACTCCAGCCAACAAAGCGACTCAACCATTCTGCAACAAATTCAATACCGCAATACAGGCGTGATACTAACCGTTAAACCCATCGTTCACGCAGGCAACCGCATAGACCTAGACATTAACCAAGAAGTCAGCAATGCCTCAACAAACGAATTTAGCGGTATAGACTCACCCTCCATTTTTAATCGCAGTATCGCCACCAAATTAACCCTTAACGACGGCGGCTCAGTTCTACTCGGCGGACTGATTTCTAGCAACAGCGACACAGGCGACAGCGGCGTACCCATTTTAAAAGACATCCCCATTATCGGCAGTCTATTTAAAACCGAAAGTAGCAACAAAACGCGCACAGAACTCATTGCCATTATTGTCCCCTACGTCATCAGCAACGACGCTGAAGCGCAAGAAATTACCCAATCCTTTAGAGAACGCCTAACCGTAGAAACCACAGATACCGTCTCATCAACCGTACCAACGGCAACCGTTATCCCCAACATCATTCAACCGCTAAAACAACAGACAACACCATGA